CCCGCCCCCACGTTCCTGGCCAGGGCTACTGGATGTAACCCGCGTCCTGCATGGCCTGGAGCGTCGCTTCCTGGGCTTTCTGCAGGGCTTCCTCCACACTGGTGCGGCCGGACAGAGCCTCCGCGATGTACTGGGAGACATCGGTCCCGATCCCCTGGAACTCCGGAATGGCCACGTATTGGATACCCGTGTACGGAACCGGATCCCGGGTGGCATCCTTGGGGTTGGCCGAGAGGATGGACTTCAGCACCAGCTCGGCAAAGGGGGCGGCCTCCAGGTACTCCTGCCGCTCGTAGGTGGACTTGCGGGTGCCAGGGGGCACAGCCGCCCAGCCCTTCTCCGCGGCGACCAGCTCGATGTAGTCCTTGCTGGTGGCCCAGGTGATGAACTGTAACGCTTCAGCCGGATGGGCAGCGGTGGAGGGGATGGCCAGGGCCCAGGACCAGAGCCAGGCGTTGCCCTTGGGCACGGGACCCACCGGGGCCAGCGCATAGGCCATATTCGGGCCAACTTCCGAGTTGGCCAGGAAGCCCGCGGCCACCGTCGCGTCCACCCAGATGGCGGCCTGTCCCTGGGACATGAGGTTCAGGGCTTCGGTAAAGCCGATGCCGGTGACGCCCGGGGCGCCGCAGTCGAGCATCAGGTCCCGGTAGAAGGTGACCGCCTGGATCCACTCGGGGCTGGTGAGCTGGGGATTCCAGTCCATGTCGAACCAGCGGCCGCCGAAGGTGTTGACCACGGTGGTCAGGGGCGCCATCACCTGGCCCCAGCCGGGCAGGCCGCGCAGGACGATGCCGTACCGGCCGTTATCCGGGTCGTGGATGGCGCAGGCGAATTCCCGAATCTGTTCCCAGGTGGGCTGCTCGGGCATCTCCAGGCCGGCTTCGTCGAACATGGCTTTGTTGTACATGGTGAA
The DNA window shown above is from Litorilinea aerophila and carries:
- a CDS encoding ABC transporter substrate-binding protein — encoded protein: MQVPKHRILLFMSLLLTLAMVLAACPSSGSQSTTESAPATGGGEAASTSEAQGETVTLTIATVNNPDMKVMESLSDRFESAHPNIKLEWVVLPENELRARVTTDTATGAASFDVVTVGTFEVPIWGANGWIHSIDDLMSQYPDQVQPNYDLDDLLPAVREGLSNEGTLYALPFYAESSFTMYNKAMFDEAGLEMPEQPTWEQIREFACAIHDPDNGRYGIVLRGLPGWGQVMAPLTTVVNTFGGRWFDMDWNPQLTSPEWIQAVTFYRDLMLDCGAPGVTGIGFTEALNLMSQGQAAIWVDATVAAGFLANSEVGPNMAYALAPVGPVPKGNAWLWSWALAIPSTAAHPAEALQFITWATSKDYIELVAAEKGWAAVPPGTRKSTYERQEYLEAAPFAELVLKSILSANPKDATRDPVPYTGIQYVAIPEFQGIGTDVSQYIAEALSGRTSVEEALQKAQEATLQAMQDAGYIQ